The Phaeacidiphilus oryzae TH49 region CCTGGCCGGCGATCCAGCCGGCGTAGTCGCGCGCGGCCGGTGCCCGCGTGGACTTGAGCTCGGGGAACATCCGGTCCGTGGAGTCGCGGACCGCCGCGTCCCGCGCGGCCAGCGCCGGCAGCAGGCGGGACTCCCGGCTCTCCCGCTCCGCCGCCCCCGCCTCCGACTCGTACTCCTCCTCGGCCGCGCTGGCCGCCGCGGACAGCCGCTGGGCGATCCGCTCGGCGTAGGCGACCAGGAAGGACTGCCGGAAGGCCCGCTTCCGCGAGCCGCTGCGCACCGCCGCGCCCTCCTGGTTGAGCGCCGCCGTCGCCTGCACCAGCAGCGAGGTGTAGAGCAGCTCGACGGACTCCAGGTCCACCGGGAAGCCCAGCACCGTGCAGAACCCCAGCGACTGCGACCACACCACCCGGCACCGGTTGGCCGCCGCCACCGCGTTGAGGAGGGCCGCCTTGGCCCCCTCGTACGGCGCGTCCACGCCGATCCGGATGGCCTCCGGCCGCTCCCGTCCGCCGGACTCCACGGCCAGCAGGGCGTGGTCGATGCTGTGCCGGGCCATCAGCTGCTGCGCCTTGGCGGTGAGCGCCTCCGCCTCCTGGGGGAACTCGGTGGACTCGGCCTTGGCGAGCAGCGCGCGGATCCGGTCCAGCACGCGCGGGTCACCGGTGCCGGTGTCCACGGCCGCCGCCGCGGCGTCCGCGCGCGAGCCGTCGCGGCCCGGCGCCGGGCCGACCGGCTTGATCGGCGGCAGCCAGCAGAGGAGGCGGAGGAGCTCGAAGACGGTCGTCGCGGTGGAGAAGCGGTCCGCCTTCTCCCGCGCGGCCACCGCGGCCAGGAAGCGGTCGTCGGCGCCCCAGCCCGGCCGCGCCTCCAGCGCGGCCAGCTGGGCGGCCCAGCGGGCCGGGAGCGCGGCGGTCGGGTAGCGCCGGGCCTCGGAGGCGATCAGGTCGACGACGAGGCGGGTGTGCCGGGGGGTGGATTCGCGGCGGACGATCCGCTCGACGTCGGCCGGCTGCCAGCCGTTGCTCCAGAGCCGGCCGAGCAGCTGGTCGCCGAGGACCAGCAGCGCCCGGCCGGCGGCGGACCACTCCTCGGCCGGCTCGGCCAGCCCGGACGCGGCCACGTCGACGGCGTCGGTCAGCCCCGACTCGGGAGCCTCCAGGACGGGGCCGAGCAGCGCGGAGAGCCGCTCTCCGGGCGATCGCCGGCCGTTCCGCCGCTCGTCCCGCCGGCCGTCCCGCTCAGCGTGCTCGGCCCGCTCGTCCCGCTCCTCCCGCTCCTCCCGGCCGTCCTGCTCGCGGGCGTGCGCGAAGCGCAGATGGACCTCCCGCACCGGACGTCTGGTGCGGCGGCCGCCCTGGCTGCGCTGGCCCATCGCGTGTGCTCCCTGCTCGCTCTGCTCTGCTCGCTACTCACTGCTGCCGACTGCCCGCTGCCGCCGACTGCCCACAGTTCACTGCCCGAAGATCCTGCCCTGCGCCACCAGCGTCTCAGGAGGGTAGGACAAGCTCCCGCCGGGACCGGAAGCGGAACCGCTCCCCGGTGACCGGATCCTCGAACTCCAGGCTGCGGGCGAGGAGTTGGAGCGGGCTCGTCCAGTCCTCCGGGGTGTCGTCCGGCTCCGGCTCCGGCCCGGAGTACAGCCGGTCGCCGAGGATCGGCAGGCCGAGTCCGCGCATGTGCACCCGCAGCTGATGGGTGCGCCCGGTCGCCGGGAGCAGCCGGTAGAGGCCGTGGCCGCCGCGGGCGGAGAGCAGCTCGATCCGGCTCTCCGCGTTGGGCTCCCCGGGGACGACCCGGGCGGTGAGCTCTCCGCGCTCCTTCACCAGGCGGTCGCGCACGGTACGCGGGAACGCGAGCGCGGGATCGTGCCGGGCCACCGCCCGGTACTCCTTGCGCACCCGGCGGTCCTGGAAGAGGCCCTGGTAGGCGGCCCGGTCCCGGCGGTTGAGCACGAACAGCACCACGCCCGAGGTGAGCCGGTCGAGCCGGTGGGCGGCGCTCAGCTCCGGCAGGTCGAGCTCCCGGCGCAGCCGGGCCAGCGCCGACTCCGTGACGTGCCGGCCGCGCGGGATGGTGGCCACGAAGGGCGGCTTGTCCACGACCAGGATCCGCTCGTCCCGGTACAGCACCGGGATCGGGAACGGCACCGGCCGCTCCGCCGGCAGTTCCCGGTGGTACCAGAGCAGCAGCCCGGGGGAGTAGGGCGCCTCGGGCGGCAGCGGGGAGCCGTCCGCGGTGACGAAGCCGCCGTCCGTGAGCATCCGGTCGACGAGCGGCCGCCGGCCGCCGTCGGTGCCGCCGAGCCGGTGCCGGAGGTAGGCGCCCGCGCTCGGCCAGTCGATCTCCTCGTCCAGCGGGAGGCGCAGCCGCACCGGGTCGATGCCCAGCCGCTGCGGAAGCGGTGCGGGCGGTGGTGCGGGGCGGCGGCTCATGCGGGCAAGGGTAAGCCCGGACGGCCCGGCGGGGCCGCTGAGCCACCGGCCCACACTGGCCCCCGGCCCACCGGCCCCCGGTCCACCGGCCCCGGCCCCCGGGCCGCCGGCCCGTACGCGCGGCCCCGTACGGCCGGCCCCCTGCGGCGGTACCGTGCGATCCATGGCGGAGGACGCAGTGCGCGCGGGAGCGCGGAGGGACGTGCCGCTGGTGGCGGCGCTCACCGGGGCCGGGATCTCGACCGACTCGGGGATCCCGGACTACCGGGGCCCGAACGGGCTGTGGCGGCAGGACCCGGACGCGGAGAAGCTGGTCACCTGGTCCTACTACATGGCCGACCCGGAGATCAGGCGCAGGGCCTGGAAGGTGCGGCAGGCCGCGGCCGAGCGGCCGGTCCGCCCGAACGCCGGGCATCGGGCCCTGGTGGACCTGGAGAGGTCCGGAGTGCCGGTGCGGGTCCTCACCCAGAATGTGGACGGCCTCCACCAGGCGGCCGGGACGCCGGACCGCAAGGTGCTCGAACTCCACGGCTCCAGCCGGGAGTTCGTCTGCGTCGAGTGCGGCGCGCGGGGGCCGATGGCGGAGGCGCTGGCCCGGGTCGCCGCCGGGGACCCGGACCCCGCCTGCCACGAGTGCGGCGGGATCCTGAAGTCCAGCACCGTGATGTTCGGCGAGAACCTGGACGCCAGGGTGCTCACCCAGGCGCGGGCCGTCGCGGCGGCCTCCGACGTCCTCCTGGCGATCGGCTCGACCCTCCAGGTCCACCCGGCCGCGGGCCTGGTGGACACGGCCCTCGCCGGCGGCGCCCGGGTGATCATCGTCAACGCCGAACCGACGCCGTATGACCGGTACGCGGAAAGGCTGATCCGGGAGCCGATCAGCAAGGCACTTCCCGAACTCGTGTACGAGTTGAGCGGGTTGCGCAGGCCGGGCGAAGCCCGCTAGACGCGTTCCGCGCATGTGGCAAGCTGTCGCCGTGCGCACGCCCCGCATTGCGAACGGGGCCTGACCCCGACCAGGGCTCGACCCACGGGAGACCGCCTGTGACCCGGCCGACCACCGACGTACCGTCAGAAACCGCGACAGGAGAGCGAATACCGCGGACCGCGACCGCGAGGGTGCCGCGGATCACCCGCGCCCACCGGGTGCTGATCGGCGCGGTGTCGGTCGGCGCGGTGCTGATCGCCGGGATCGGCTTCGCCGGCAGCTACTCGGCCGTCCGCGACCTGGCCCTCCACAAGGGGTTCGGCGTCTTCTCCTACGTCTTCCCGCTGGGCGTGGACGTGGGGATCGCGGCCCTCCTCGCCCTGGACCTGGTGCTGACCTGGCTGCGGATCCCCTTCCCGCTGCTGCGGCAGGCGGCCTGGCTGCTCACCGCCGGGACCATCGTCTTCAACGCGGCGGCCTCCTACCCCGATCCGCTCGGGATGGGGATGCACGCCATCATCCCGGTGCTCTTCGTGGTGGTCGTCGAGGCCGCCCGGCACGCCATCGGGCGGATCGCGGACATCACCGCCGACCGGCACATGGAGTCCGTGCGGCTGATGCGCTGGCTGCTCGCCCCGCTGCCGACCTTCCGGCTGTGGCGCCGGATGAAGCTCTGGGAGCTGCGCTCCTACGAGGAGGCGGTCCGCCAGGAGCAGGCGCGGCTGGTCTACCGCACCCGGCTGCGCGCCCGGTACGGCAGGGCCTGGCGGCGGACGGCGGAGGTCGAGGAACTCCTCCCGCTGAAGCTCAGCCGGTACGGCGTCCCCGTTCCGGTGCTGCCGACGGCCGAGCCGGCCGCCGTGCCGGCCGCTCAGCCCGCCGCCGAGCCGCGGGACGCGGTGCCGGGCCCCGCCCCGACGCCCGAAGCGCCGACGCCGACGCCGGCCCCGGAGCCGGTGGAGGCGCCGATCCCGGCCCCCGTCCCCATGGAGCCGGTCGCGGTGGAGCCCGAGCCGGCTCAGGAGCTCCCCGTGGTGCGGTCGATGAACGGCGACCGCCGCCCGCTCACCGTCCCCATCCCGGAGCAGGCCGCCGTCGACCGCCGCCCGCGACCCGAGCCGGAGCCGGAGCCGGAACCCGAACCGCAGCCGCAGCCGGAGCCGGAGCCGGTGGAGCCCGCCCGGCAGAACCCGGTGGACGTCTACTTCGAGGGCCTGCTCTCCTACATCGACACCTACGGCTCGCAGCCGAACCGCCACCTCCTCGCCCGCCACCTCTACGACGAGTACGGCGTGACCGGACGCCAGGGCGACGGACCCATCGAGGCCGAGACCCTCCGCCGCTACTGGCCGGAGCTGGAGGCGCGCTACCTGGCCACCCGCGCCTGA contains the following coding sequences:
- a CDS encoding pseudouridine synthase, which encodes MSRRPAPPPAPLPQRLGIDPVRLRLPLDEEIDWPSAGAYLRHRLGGTDGGRRPLVDRMLTDGGFVTADGSPLPPEAPYSPGLLLWYHRELPAERPVPFPIPVLYRDERILVVDKPPFVATIPRGRHVTESALARLRRELDLPELSAAHRLDRLTSGVVLFVLNRRDRAAYQGLFQDRRVRKEYRAVARHDPALAFPRTVRDRLVKERGELTARVVPGEPNAESRIELLSARGGHGLYRLLPATGRTHQLRVHMRGLGLPILGDRLYSGPEPEPDDTPEDWTSPLQLLARSLEFEDPVTGERFRFRSRRELVLPS
- a CDS encoding DUF2786 domain-containing protein, whose translation is MGQRSQGGRRTRRPVREVHLRFAHAREQDGREEREERDERAEHAERDGRRDERRNGRRSPGERLSALLGPVLEAPESGLTDAVDVAASGLAEPAEEWSAAGRALLVLGDQLLGRLWSNGWQPADVERIVRRESTPRHTRLVVDLIASEARRYPTAALPARWAAQLAALEARPGWGADDRFLAAVAAREKADRFSTATTVFELLRLLCWLPPIKPVGPAPGRDGSRADAAAAAVDTGTGDPRVLDRIRALLAKAESTEFPQEAEALTAKAQQLMARHSIDHALLAVESGGRERPEAIRIGVDAPYEGAKAALLNAVAAANRCRVVWSQSLGFCTVLGFPVDLESVELLYTSLLVQATAALNQEGAAVRSGSRKRAFRQSFLVAYAERIAQRLSAAASAAEEEYESEAGAAERESRESRLLPALAARDAAVRDSTDRMFPELKSTRAPAARDYAGWIAGQAAADRAQLGSARGALK
- a CDS encoding DUF2637 domain-containing protein; the encoded protein is MTRAHRVLIGAVSVGAVLIAGIGFAGSYSAVRDLALHKGFGVFSYVFPLGVDVGIAALLALDLVLTWLRIPFPLLRQAAWLLTAGTIVFNAAASYPDPLGMGMHAIIPVLFVVVVEAARHAIGRIADITADRHMESVRLMRWLLAPLPTFRLWRRMKLWELRSYEEAVRQEQARLVYRTRLRARYGRAWRRTAEVEELLPLKLSRYGVPVPVLPTAEPAAVPAAQPAAEPRDAVPGPAPTPEAPTPTPAPEPVEAPIPAPVPMEPVAVEPEPAQELPVVRSMNGDRRPLTVPIPEQAAVDRRPRPEPEPEPEPEPQPQPEPEPVEPARQNPVDVYFEGLLSYIDTYGSQPNRHLLARHLYDEYGVTGRQGDGPIEAETLRRYWPELEARYLATRA
- a CDS encoding SIR2 family NAD-dependent protein deacylase, with amino-acid sequence MAEDAVRAGARRDVPLVAALTGAGISTDSGIPDYRGPNGLWRQDPDAEKLVTWSYYMADPEIRRRAWKVRQAAAERPVRPNAGHRALVDLERSGVPVRVLTQNVDGLHQAAGTPDRKVLELHGSSREFVCVECGARGPMAEALARVAAGDPDPACHECGGILKSSTVMFGENLDARVLTQARAVAAASDVLLAIGSTLQVHPAAGLVDTALAGGARVIIVNAEPTPYDRYAERLIREPISKALPELVYELSGLRRPGEAR